Proteins encoded together in one uncultured Desulfosarcina sp. window:
- a CDS encoding efflux RND transporter permease subunit — protein sequence MLSKFFLDRPVFAWVIAIVMMTAGGLAIYNLPISQYPPIAPPSISIEAYYPGASAETVENTVTQIIEQKMTGLADMLYLSGSSSSSGSSRIELTFAPGTDPDLAWSKVQNKLQLATASLPDVVQRQGVEVSKSTSNYLIIVGLVSEDGSMNNHDLGDYAQSNLEKILSRVPGVGEVESFGSQYSMRVWVNPDKLTNYRLTMEDVIGALRSYNVEISAGQFGGAPAVEGQRLNAAIVVQHLLQTPEEFAAIPIRTNPDGSVVRISDIGHTELGTERYGVVSNYNGKPASALAVRQAAGANALETADNVKKKMEEMSRYFPPGMKVVYPYDTTPFTKVAIDEVVKTLFEAVFLVFVIMYLFMGTFRATLIPTIAVPVVLLGTFGILGLFGFSINMLTMFAMVLAIGLLVDDAIVVVENVERIMAEEGLPPREATAKSMDQITSALIGIGLVLAAVFGPMAFFPGSTGIIYRQFSLTIASAMLLSVVVALILTPVLCASLLKPVPAGHQPADGAVFFLRPFFRWFDRAFDWFRNLYVKLVGRVLAKKLRYMLVFVLIVVAMGYLFKKMPTAYLPDEDQGILMIQAILPGNATLEQTDAVMEKVQKFFLNNEKDAVESIFTISGFSFAGQGQNMGLGFVHLRDWDLRQRPDLKVTAVAGRAMGAFSQIKEAMVYAFPPPAVIELGNALGFDFQLQDRGGIGHDKLMAARNQLLGMAAQDPRLTKVRPNGMEDVPEYIIDVDWNKAGALGVPISSIHNTIAAAFGGSYVNDFIQGGRVKRVYIQADAPYRMLPEDLSKLYMRNTEGKMVPFSSFATGSWTQGSPQLERYNAFPSMNIQGEPAEGRSSGEAMTAMEEIAAKLPEGIGFDWTGLSYQERMAGSQAPLLYAFSIFVIFLCLAALYESWPIPISILMTLPLGAIGGVIASTWRGLPNDVYFQIGLLTTMGLTTKNAILIVQFAKARVEEGARLTVATLEAAKTRLRPIIMTSLAFGFGVLPLYLASGAGAGAQRAIGTGVLGGMITSTVLVTLFAPLFYVMIYKALGKHRKRVTMKHIDEKESEEAVS from the coding sequence ATGTTATCGAAATTTTTCCTGGACCGGCCGGTCTTTGCCTGGGTCATCGCCATCGTCATGATGACCGCCGGCGGTTTGGCCATTTACAACCTGCCAATATCCCAGTATCCGCCCATCGCACCGCCCTCCATCTCCATCGAGGCTTACTACCCCGGCGCCTCGGCGGAGACCGTCGAAAACACGGTGACCCAGATCATCGAACAGAAGATGACGGGCCTGGCCGACATGCTTTATCTGTCTGGTTCCAGTTCTTCATCGGGTAGTTCCCGAATCGAGCTCACCTTTGCGCCCGGGACCGACCCGGACCTGGCCTGGTCCAAGGTGCAGAACAAACTTCAGCTGGCCACGGCCAGCCTGCCCGACGTGGTTCAGCGCCAGGGGGTGGAGGTCAGCAAATCGACCAGCAACTACCTGATCATCGTGGGCCTGGTTTCCGAGGACGGGAGCATGAACAACCACGACCTCGGTGATTATGCCCAGTCCAACCTGGAGAAAATCCTTTCCCGGGTTCCGGGGGTGGGCGAGGTCGAATCCTTCGGGTCCCAGTATTCCATGCGTGTCTGGGTAAACCCCGACAAACTGACCAATTATCGTCTGACCATGGAAGACGTCATCGGGGCATTGAGAAGTTACAACGTGGAGATCTCCGCCGGTCAGTTCGGCGGAGCACCGGCCGTGGAAGGCCAGCGCCTGAATGCGGCCATCGTTGTCCAGCACCTGCTCCAGACCCCGGAAGAGTTCGCCGCCATCCCCATCCGCACCAATCCGGATGGTTCCGTGGTCCGCATCAGCGACATCGGACACACGGAGCTGGGCACCGAGCGCTACGGCGTTGTCAGCAATTACAACGGCAAGCCCGCCTCGGCTCTGGCCGTCCGTCAGGCCGCCGGCGCCAACGCGCTGGAGACCGCCGATAACGTCAAGAAAAAAATGGAAGAGATGAGCCGGTATTTTCCGCCCGGCATGAAGGTGGTCTATCCCTATGATACCACCCCCTTCACCAAGGTGGCCATCGACGAGGTGGTCAAGACCCTGTTCGAGGCGGTGTTCCTGGTCTTCGTGATCATGTATCTCTTTATGGGGACCTTCCGGGCCACCCTGATTCCCACCATCGCCGTGCCGGTGGTCCTTCTGGGGACCTTCGGTATCCTTGGATTGTTCGGATTTTCCATCAATATGCTGACCATGTTCGCCATGGTGCTGGCCATCGGGCTGTTGGTGGACGACGCCATCGTGGTGGTGGAAAACGTGGAGCGCATCATGGCCGAGGAGGGGCTCCCGCCACGGGAGGCCACGGCCAAGTCCATGGACCAGATCACCAGCGCCCTGATCGGTATCGGTCTGGTGCTGGCGGCCGTCTTCGGTCCCATGGCCTTTTTCCCGGGATCGACCGGAATCATCTATCGCCAATTCTCCCTGACCATCGCCTCCGCCATGCTGTTGTCGGTGGTCGTGGCCCTGATCCTTACCCCGGTGCTCTGCGCATCCCTGCTCAAACCGGTGCCGGCCGGGCACCAACCGGCCGATGGCGCCGTTTTTTTCCTGCGCCCCTTTTTCCGGTGGTTCGACCGCGCCTTTGACTGGTTTCGGAACCTGTATGTAAAACTCGTGGGCCGGGTGCTGGCCAAAAAGCTGCGCTACATGCTTGTATTTGTACTGATCGTGGTTGCCATGGGCTATCTGTTTAAAAAAATGCCCACCGCCTATCTGCCCGACGAAGATCAGGGTATTTTGATGATCCAGGCCATCCTTCCGGGAAACGCGACCCTGGAGCAGACCGATGCGGTTATGGAGAAGGTCCAGAAGTTTTTCCTGAACAACGAAAAAGACGCGGTTGAATCGATCTTTACTATATCCGGCTTCAGTTTCGCCGGCCAGGGCCAGAACATGGGACTGGGTTTTGTCCATCTGCGTGACTGGGACCTTCGCCAGCGGCCGGACCTGAAAGTCACGGCCGTGGCCGGCCGAGCCATGGGCGCCTTTTCGCAGATCAAGGAAGCCATGGTCTATGCCTTTCCACCGCCGGCAGTCATCGAGCTCGGTAATGCCCTGGGGTTTGACTTTCAGCTTCAGGACCGCGGCGGTATCGGTCACGACAAATTGATGGCGGCCCGCAACCAACTGTTGGGCATGGCGGCCCAGGACCCGCGCCTGACAAAGGTCCGGCCCAACGGCATGGAGGATGTGCCCGAATATATCATTGACGTGGACTGGAACAAGGCCGGCGCCCTGGGCGTTCCCATTTCCAGCATCCATAACACAATCGCAGCGGCTTTCGGCGGCAGCTATGTCAACGATTTTATCCAGGGAGGCCGCGTCAAACGGGTTTATATCCAGGCCGACGCCCCCTATCGCATGCTGCCCGAGGACTTGAGCAAGCTCTATATGCGCAATACGGAGGGCAAAATGGTGCCCTTCAGTTCCTTCGCCACCGGAAGCTGGACCCAGGGCTCACCGCAACTGGAACGCTACAACGCCTTTCCATCCATGAACATCCAGGGAGAGCCTGCCGAGGGGCGCAGTTCCGGCGAGGCCATGACCGCCATGGAGGAAATCGCCGCCAAACTGCCCGAGGGAATCGGCTTCGACTGGACCGGGCTTTCCTACCAGGAACGCATGGCCGGCTCCCAGGCACCGCTGCTCTATGCCTTTTCCATCTTCGTCATCTTCCTCTGCCTAGCGGCCCTGTATGAAAGCTGGCCGATTCCCATCTCGATCCTGATGACCCTGCCCTTGGGGGCCATCGGCGGTGTGATCGCCTCCACCTGGCGGGGCCTGCCCAACGATGTCTATTTCCAGATCGGACTGTTGACCACCATGGGGCTGACCACCAAAAACGCCATTCTCATCGTCCAGTTCGCCAAGGCGCGGGTTGAGGAAGGTGCCCGCTTGACCGTGGCGACCCTCGAGGCGGCCAAGACCCGGCTGCGTCCCATCATCATGACCTCTCTGGCATTCGGGTTCGGGGTCCTGCCATTGTATCTGGCCAGCGGGGCCGGCGCCGGAGCCCAAAGAGCCATCGGAACCGGAGTGTTGGGCGGCATGATCACCTCCACCGTCCTGGTGACCCTGTTCGCACCGCTTTTTTACGTGATGATCTACAAGGCCCTTGGAAAACATCGCAAGCGGGTAACCATGAAGCACATTGACGAGAAAGAATCGGAAGAGGCCGTCTCATGA
- a CDS encoding RNA polymerase sigma factor: MRYQQPKCDPPGAEVDDAAVIDRVLKGDTDAFALLMNKYGAMVVNRIKYHVPEAGLEETVQDAFTRAYRSLGTCRDRKKFKAWLSSIAVKAAYDYLRKQYRCKETAVSKLNADHRDWLEHVSIQQSEEAYHRRLARREAREVLDWALSRLPVQDRMVLELVHLQEIPVKEAAELLGWSAINVKVRSHRSRKKLKAIMEELIDREKEML; encoded by the coding sequence ATGCGATATCAGCAACCGAAATGCGATCCGCCCGGCGCCGAAGTCGATGACGCGGCAGTGATCGACCGGGTGCTGAAAGGCGATACCGATGCCTTTGCGCTGTTGATGAATAAATATGGGGCCATGGTCGTCAATCGCATCAAATACCACGTGCCTGAAGCCGGGTTGGAGGAGACCGTTCAGGATGCGTTCACGAGAGCCTATCGGTCCCTGGGAACTTGCAGGGATCGGAAAAAATTCAAAGCCTGGCTCTCGTCCATAGCGGTAAAGGCGGCCTACGATTATTTGCGCAAACAATACCGTTGCAAGGAAACCGCCGTAAGCAAGTTGAACGCCGATCATCGGGATTGGCTCGAGCATGTCTCCATTCAACAATCCGAAGAGGCGTATCATCGCCGGTTGGCCCGTAGGGAAGCCAGGGAGGTACTGGACTGGGCGTTGTCCCGACTGCCCGTGCAGGACCGCATGGTGCTTGAACTGGTCCACCTTCAGGAGATTCCCGTCAAGGAGGCCGCAGAACTGCTGGGATGGAGCGCCATCAATGTAAAAGTCAGGAGCCACCGTTCGCGAAAAAAACTCAAAGCCATTATGGAAGAGCTGATTGACCGGGAAAAGGAGATGCTATGA
- a CDS encoding CerR family C-terminal domain-containing protein — protein sequence MAKRKDGKETRQKLLDVACEIFAEKGYGGAKISEICRRAGANVAAVNYYFGGKADLYVAAWKQAMQEFMATVVKPPEDVPPEEQLAFFIHRFIAKVLLLDGEKSHFRRLELMEMANPTGLIDEAWKEEVAPRREELHRLIRQFMGPDVPETTVRLCEMSIVNQCRGYILLSKNRADFWDKDELTADLVNQIAEYTIHFSLAGIKAIRDRVRIKHSPTG from the coding sequence ATGGCAAAGAGAAAAGACGGCAAGGAGACCCGGCAGAAGCTGCTGGATGTTGCCTGCGAGATATTTGCGGAAAAGGGGTACGGCGGGGCCAAGATTTCAGAGATTTGCCGGCGGGCCGGTGCCAATGTGGCGGCCGTCAACTACTATTTCGGCGGCAAGGCCGACCTGTACGTGGCCGCCTGGAAGCAGGCCATGCAGGAATTCATGGCCACGGTCGTCAAACCGCCTGAAGATGTCCCCCCCGAAGAGCAGCTCGCTTTCTTCATCCATCGCTTTATTGCCAAAGTGCTGCTCCTCGATGGGGAAAAAAGCCATTTCCGGAGGCTGGAGTTGATGGAAATGGCCAATCCCACGGGCCTGATCGACGAAGCCTGGAAAGAGGAAGTAGCTCCCCGAAGAGAGGAATTGCATCGTCTGATCCGTCAGTTCATGGGGCCCGATGTGCCGGAAACCACCGTCAGGCTCTGTGAAATGAGCATCGTCAACCAATGCCGCGGGTATATCCTGCTAAGTAAAAACCGGGCCGACTTCTGGGACAAAGACGAACTTACCGCCGACCTGGTCAATCAAATTGCCGAGTACACCATCCATTTTTCGTTGGCCGGCATCAAGGCCATCCGGGACCGGGTCCGCATAAAGCATTCTCCAACCGGGTGA
- a CDS encoding DUF6515 family protein, which produces MKKGNTPCIFKRLALTMAVYLLAFTTIATVAYAQPGRGPGHGSGEVLRKMPPDHRTVNVGNSRYYFHGGAFYQQRPGGFFPVHAPVGAVIFSLPVGAMALLVGGITYYLYNDVYYRRASQGYVVVEQPSEVVVVKKTSPVVPSQQTAGETVTITAALLNVRSGPGLNFPVVRQLRQGETVTVNGYAPEWLYVKLIDGSFGWVMLKFTSAFDPNAAG; this is translated from the coding sequence ATGAAAAAAGGAAACACGCCTTGCATCTTCAAGCGCCTGGCCCTGACCATGGCCGTCTATCTGCTCGCGTTCACAACCATTGCGACGGTTGCATACGCGCAGCCCGGAAGAGGACCCGGCCATGGCTCCGGTGAGGTTCTCCGTAAAATGCCGCCCGACCATCGTACCGTCAATGTCGGCAACTCCAGATACTATTTTCACGGCGGCGCTTTCTACCAGCAGCGGCCGGGCGGCTTCTTTCCCGTGCACGCCCCCGTCGGAGCAGTGATATTCAGCCTTCCCGTAGGCGCCATGGCGCTGTTGGTGGGAGGCATCACCTACTATCTCTACAACGATGTGTATTACCGCAGGGCTTCGCAAGGATATGTGGTCGTCGAGCAGCCGTCGGAGGTGGTTGTTGTGAAGAAAACCTCCCCCGTGGTGCCGTCTCAACAGACTGCGGGCGAAACGGTCACGATCACCGCCGCACTGCTCAATGTCCGCTCCGGTCCCGGCCTGAACTTTCCGGTGGTCCGGCAACTTCGGCAGGGTGAAACGGTGACGGTGAATGGCTACGCCCCCGAATGGCTGTATGTCAAACTTATCGATGGTAGCTTCGGGTGGGTGATGCTCAAGTTTACATCGGCATTCGATCCCAATGCGGCCGGATAG
- a CDS encoding response regulator transcription factor: protein MATGSTILMISCDLALVEQIETHMEANGFKTVTLDSGEDPQSWIGENSPATVIVDATMPGMNGFFVCREIRKKYDGPILFLNGESDDLDELLAFETGADDYIARPLHPRIMAARINALLKRNRAAGQPSTDPVAIGDLIVDPARREAYLKDSPLRLTTTQFDLLWHLANHTGTVVSRDDLNRVLYKTDYNGIDRSIDVYISRIRRKLGDDPTEPIYLKTVRGVGYIFTAPN from the coding sequence ATGGCAACCGGCAGTACCATATTGATGATCAGCTGCGATCTGGCACTGGTCGAACAGATAGAAACACATATGGAAGCCAACGGCTTCAAAACAGTCACCCTGGATTCCGGCGAAGATCCGCAATCCTGGATCGGTGAAAATTCACCGGCAACGGTCATTGTGGACGCGACAATGCCGGGCATGAACGGATTTTTTGTCTGCCGGGAAATCAGGAAAAAATACGATGGCCCGATTCTTTTTCTGAACGGGGAGAGCGACGACCTGGATGAACTGCTGGCATTCGAAACCGGTGCCGACGACTACATCGCTAGGCCGCTGCACCCGCGCATCATGGCTGCCAGGATCAACGCCCTGCTGAAGCGCAACCGGGCAGCTGGGCAGCCTTCCACGGACCCGGTTGCCATCGGCGACCTGATCGTTGACCCGGCCCGGCGTGAGGCCTACCTGAAAGACAGTCCCCTGCGGTTGACCACGACCCAGTTCGATCTGCTCTGGCACCTGGCCAACCACACCGGAACCGTGGTCAGTCGGGACGATCTGAATCGAGTGCTGTACAAAACCGATTACAACGGCATCGATCGTTCCATCGACGTATACATATCAAGAATCCGCCGTAAACTCGGCGACGACCCGACCGAACCGATCTACCTGAAAACGGTCCGGGGCGTGGGATATATCTTTACCGCTCCGAACTGA
- a CDS encoding efflux transporter outer membrane subunit: MKRQSMIIGSAILLLLAGCSFTPEYNRPEAPVSQDWPGGTAYEKAPVALDEPLASDIPWRDFFTDQRMKQVIEMALENNRDLRLAALNVERARAMYGIQRASIYPSVDATADASKSRTPADLSYTGEVAHPEQYSVGLGIFSWEIDFFGRLRSLREQALETFLATEQARRGTQILIVSSVANAYLSLAADRENLQLSHTTYDAQKKSYYLIKKRFDVGLSSELDLNRVKSQVAVAQRNIARYTLRVAQDINALRLLVGSLKALPDDLLPDDLAGVEPPSAITAGVSSDVLLLRPDVLQAENQLKGTNANIGAARSALFPNISLTTSIGTASAELSGLFKSGSGTWLFSPQLSMPVFDARLWAAVDAAKAENQIALTNYEKAIQGAFREVADVLAVAGTIDDRLNAQQSYVDAASQTYRLSDMRYNKGIDDYLSVLDAQRSLFSAQQELVMLKLEKLSNQVRLYAVLGGGTQ, encoded by the coding sequence ATGAAAAGGCAATCGATGATTATCGGCAGCGCCATACTTCTCCTTTTGGCCGGCTGCTCGTTTACGCCGGAATACAACCGGCCCGAGGCGCCCGTATCGCAAGACTGGCCCGGCGGGACGGCCTATGAGAAGGCGCCGGTGGCCCTGGATGAACCGCTTGCCAGCGATATCCCCTGGCGCGACTTCTTCACCGACCAGCGGATGAAACAGGTGATTGAAATGGCGCTTGAAAACAACCGCGATCTGCGGCTGGCCGCGCTGAATGTGGAGCGGGCCCGGGCCATGTACGGCATTCAACGGGCTTCGATCTACCCTTCCGTGGACGCCACGGCGGACGCCAGCAAATCCCGCACCCCGGCAGACCTGTCCTACACGGGAGAAGTCGCGCATCCAGAGCAATACAGCGTCGGTCTGGGCATCTTTTCCTGGGAGATCGACTTTTTCGGGCGCCTGCGCAGCTTGAGGGAGCAGGCCCTGGAAACCTTCCTGGCCACGGAGCAGGCCCGGCGCGGCACCCAGATCCTGATCGTCTCCTCGGTAGCCAACGCCTACCTGTCCCTGGCCGCCGACCGGGAGAACCTGCAATTGTCGCACACCACCTACGATGCTCAAAAGAAGTCCTACTACCTCATCAAAAAGCGGTTTGACGTGGGGCTCTCCTCGGAGCTGGACCTGAACCGGGTAAAAAGCCAGGTAGCCGTGGCCCAGCGCAATATTGCCCGCTACACCCTGCGGGTGGCCCAGGACATCAATGCCCTGCGGCTTCTGGTGGGCAGCCTGAAAGCGCTGCCGGACGATTTGCTGCCCGACGATCTGGCCGGCGTCGAGCCGCCGAGCGCCATTACAGCCGGCGTCTCGTCCGACGTGCTGCTGCTTCGGCCTGACGTCCTGCAGGCCGAAAACCAGCTCAAGGGGACCAATGCCAATATCGGCGCGGCCCGTTCGGCGCTTTTTCCCAACATCTCTTTGACCACCTCCATCGGGACGGCCAGCGCCGAGCTGTCCGGCCTGTTCAAGTCGGGGTCCGGAACCTGGCTTTTCTCGCCCCAGCTTTCCATGCCGGTTTTCGATGCCCGCCTGTGGGCGGCAGTGGACGCGGCCAAGGCCGAGAACCAAATCGCCTTGACCAACTATGAAAAGGCCATTCAGGGGGCATTCAGAGAGGTTGCCGACGTGCTGGCCGTCGCCGGCACCATCGACGACCGCCTTAACGCCCAGCAATCTTACGTCGACGCAGCTTCGCAAACCTACCGGCTTTCGGACATGCGCTACAACAAGGGCATCGACGACTACCTGAGCGTTCTCGACGCCCAGCGCTCGCTTTTCTCCGCCCAGCAGGAGCTGGTGATGCTCAAGCTGGAAAAACTGTCCAATCAGGTGAGGCTGTACGCGGTATTGGGCGGAGGAACGCAATAA
- a CDS encoding efflux RND transporter periplasmic adaptor subunit — protein MQASQPTTMKKWIIINACALLAMIGCQGENQQQAQAPAAAAPAPQVSVVTIQPQVIMLTTELPGRTSAYRIAEIRPQVNGLIQKRLFTEGADVKAGDILYQIDPATFKAALGNAEAALGRSEATLPAIRSRVERYKELLAENAVSQQDYDDAAAELKNAEADIQYWQASVETARINLNYTRITAPISGRIGKSNVTEGAIVTAYQAMALTSIQQLDPIYVDVPQSTTDLLRLRKRLKEGHLDQSGKSQNQVALLLEDGSTYPYEGSLKFRDVSVEQSTGSVTLRVVFPNPDGLLLPGMFVRAVIKEGENQAAILVPQQGVSRDRRGNPQALIVDAEGKTALRMLTVDRAIGDQWLVTEGLAPGDRVIVEGLKMLRPGTPVQAVPFTASNAAPAGGTK, from the coding sequence ATGCAAGCGTCACAACCCACGACTATGAAAAAATGGATAATAATCAACGCATGTGCCCTTCTGGCCATGATCGGCTGCCAGGGTGAAAACCAGCAGCAGGCCCAGGCGCCTGCCGCCGCAGCCCCTGCGCCGCAGGTCTCCGTGGTGACCATACAGCCGCAGGTGATCATGCTGACCACGGAGCTGCCCGGACGCACCTCCGCCTACCGCATCGCCGAAATCCGCCCCCAGGTGAACGGGCTGATCCAGAAACGGCTGTTCACTGAGGGCGCCGATGTAAAAGCCGGCGATATCCTCTACCAGATCGATCCCGCCACCTTCAAAGCGGCCCTGGGCAATGCCGAGGCCGCTTTAGGCCGCTCCGAGGCCACGCTGCCGGCGATTCGATCACGGGTCGAGCGCTACAAGGAACTGCTGGCCGAAAATGCAGTCAGCCAGCAGGATTACGATGATGCGGCCGCCGAGTTGAAAAACGCCGAGGCCGACATTCAGTACTGGCAGGCCTCCGTGGAAACAGCGCGCATCAATCTGAACTACACGCGCATCACGGCCCCCATTTCCGGGCGCATCGGCAAGTCCAACGTCACCGAAGGGGCCATCGTCACCGCCTATCAGGCCATGGCCCTGACCTCCATCCAGCAGTTGGATCCGATTTATGTGGACGTGCCCCAGTCCACCACCGATCTGCTGCGGCTGAGAAAACGCCTGAAAGAAGGCCATCTCGACCAGAGCGGGAAAAGCCAGAACCAGGTGGCGCTGCTCCTGGAAGACGGCAGCACCTACCCCTACGAGGGGTCGCTCAAGTTCCGCGATGTTTCCGTCGAGCAGAGCACCGGTTCGGTCACCCTGCGGGTGGTTTTCCCCAACCCGGACGGTTTGCTGCTGCCCGGCATGTTCGTGCGCGCCGTTATCAAGGAAGGCGAAAACCAGGCCGCCATCCTGGTTCCCCAACAGGGGGTCTCGCGGGATCGGCGGGGCAATCCACAGGCCCTTATCGTCGATGCCGAGGGTAAAACGGCGCTGCGCATGCTCACCGTGGACCGCGCCATTGGCGATCAATGGCTGGTTACCGAGGGTCTGGCCCCCGGAGACCGCGTGATTGTCGAAGGGCTGAAAATGCTGCGGCCCGGAACCCCGGTACAGGCCGTCCCGTTCACCGCAAGCAATGCCGCGCCGGCCGGCGGAACGAAGTAA
- a CDS encoding MaoC family dehydratase has protein sequence MTDIRRKTVSGLKAGDTFTLNRTFTEQDVAAFTAVTRDHNPIHFHEGFVKSKGFDARVCHGLLVGSMITEMGGQIGWLASGMSFRFRKPVYLNDTVTCRFTLSQVDEKNRAEAEAVFTNQHGEIVLQATLYGLLPDLQERKILQDLLKDS, from the coding sequence ATGACCGACATCCGCCGTAAAACCGTTTCCGGGCTCAAGGCCGGCGATACCTTCACCCTGAACCGCACCTTTACCGAACAGGACGTTGCGGCATTCACCGCCGTTACCCGGGACCATAACCCCATTCACTTCCATGAAGGCTTCGTAAAAAGCAAGGGATTCGATGCGCGCGTCTGCCATGGGCTTCTCGTCGGGAGCATGATCACCGAAATGGGCGGACAGATCGGATGGCTGGCCTCGGGTATGAGCTTCCGATTCAGGAAGCCGGTTTATCTCAACGACACCGTCACCTGCCGCTTCACGCTGTCCCAGGTGGACGAGAAGAACCGCGCGGAAGCCGAAGCTGTTTTTACCAACCAGCATGGTGAAATCGTTCTTCAGGCCACTCTTTACGGCCTTTTGCCCGACCTGCAGGAAAGAAAGATTCTCCAAGATCTGTTGAAAGATTCGTGA
- a CDS encoding helix-turn-helix domain-containing protein: MSSGVPQLDRQLGGLFIGDNVVWYDSAGSLASIFSLNFIQESQNRNKPLIYISFDRSPKSLLEDLGPLAENQHMTILDCFTHGKGDGSEVFSRFYEKNGARWPYQIVRINAPEDPGVVSEAFYNLHATMQGDVRFVFDSLTGMQDLWGGEEAILKFYSHACPRLYELDTIAYWIMEKGAHSDRLRANINHIAQVAVDLSVSRGKTALTILKADKRKPDALNRPLVYWNDGLSVTFESESGKSVHIDLGGRLKQIRKRQAMAQKELAALVGVTPSTISQIESGTIHPSLPALYKIAEVLGVPVAALFQDRPEDAVRVVFSGEGIPMSLADLPKSDVMGYRLSPPNFDADADPFIIEIPEGKKLGSHFFVHKGQEMGYLLAGELELEIGSRLHRARPGDVIYLTGELPSQWKNTGEGTARLLWVKIKK; the protein is encoded by the coding sequence GTGTCGTCCGGGGTCCCCCAACTCGATCGCCAGTTGGGAGGGCTGTTTATCGGGGACAATGTGGTCTGGTACGACAGTGCCGGCAGTCTGGCATCGATTTTCAGCCTCAACTTCATTCAGGAATCCCAGAATCGCAACAAACCGCTGATCTACATCAGCTTCGATCGCTCCCCCAAAAGTTTGCTGGAAGATCTGGGACCCTTGGCCGAGAATCAGCACATGACCATCCTGGACTGCTTTACCCACGGAAAAGGGGACGGCAGCGAGGTGTTCAGCAGATTCTACGAGAAAAACGGCGCTCGATGGCCTTACCAGATCGTGCGTATCAACGCTCCCGAAGATCCCGGCGTGGTTTCGGAGGCCTTCTACAACCTGCACGCCACCATGCAGGGAGACGTGCGTTTCGTTTTCGATTCGCTGACCGGCATGCAGGATCTGTGGGGTGGGGAGGAGGCCATCTTGAAGTTTTACTCCCACGCCTGCCCGCGTCTTTATGAATTGGATACCATCGCCTACTGGATCATGGAAAAGGGCGCCCACTCGGATCGTTTGCGGGCCAACATCAACCACATCGCCCAGGTGGCCGTCGATCTTTCCGTGAGCCGGGGCAAGACGGCTTTGACGATTCTCAAGGCCGACAAGCGCAAGCCCGACGCCCTGAACCGGCCCCTGGTCTACTGGAACGATGGATTGTCCGTAACGTTCGAAAGCGAATCGGGCAAAAGTGTCCATATCGATCTGGGCGGCCGGCTGAAGCAGATCCGCAAGCGCCAGGCCATGGCCCAGAAAGAACTGGCCGCTCTGGTGGGTGTGACGCCCAGCACCATTTCCCAGATCGAAAGCGGCACCATTCACCCCTCCCTGCCGGCGCTGTATAAAATTGCCGAGGTGCTGGGGGTGCCGGTGGCCGCGTTGTTCCAGGATCGACCCGAAGATGCCGTCCGGGTGGTCTTTTCCGGAGAAGGAATCCCCATGAGCCTGGCCGATCTGCCCAAAAGCGATGTAATGGGCTATCGATTGTCGCCGCCCAACTTCGATGCCGATGCCGACCCTTTTATCATCGAGATTCCGGAAGGAAAGAAGCTCGGCTCCCATTTTTTCGTCCACAAGGGCCAGGAAATGGGATATCTTCTCGCAGGAGAACTGGAACTGGAAATCGGCAGCCGGCTGCATCGCGCCCGGCCGGGAGATGTGATCTATCTCACCGGAGAACTGCCTTCCCAGTGGAAAAACACAGGGGAGGGGACGGCCCGGTTGCTGTGGGTGAAGATCAAAAAATAA